In one window of Nitrospirota bacterium DNA:
- a CDS encoding alpha/beta hydrolase yields MNEETIRITRGPLSLEGVLGLPTKAIGIVVFAHGSGSGRFSPRNNVVARYLQRGQVATLLLDLLTPDEADDRRKVFDIDLLADRVLFAKGWLEQDDRTKRLGIGYFGASTGAGAALQAAARDPSSIVAVVSRGGRPDLAEPYLPSVTAPTLLIVGGDDEPVIEMNRTAYRLLACPKRLVIVPGASHLFEEPGTLEQVAEQALAWFQRYFHAAPHEGGVTTTKESHR; encoded by the coding sequence ATGAATGAAGAAACTATCAGGATTACGCGAGGGCCCCTTTCTCTTGAAGGAGTCCTCGGTCTTCCAACCAAAGCAATCGGAATAGTGGTCTTCGCCCACGGAAGCGGCAGCGGACGATTCAGTCCGCGCAACAACGTCGTCGCCCGTTATCTCCAGCGAGGACAGGTGGCCACATTGCTGCTGGACCTCCTGACCCCGGATGAAGCCGATGACCGCCGCAAGGTCTTCGACATCGATCTGTTGGCAGATCGAGTGCTGTTTGCAAAGGGCTGGCTCGAACAAGACGATCGGACGAAGCGCCTGGGCATCGGCTACTTCGGCGCCAGTACCGGCGCTGGCGCAGCCCTGCAGGCGGCAGCCCGCGATCCCTCATCGATTGTGGCGGTCGTGTCACGGGGTGGCAGACCGGATCTGGCAGAACCCTATCTCCCGTCAGTCACCGCGCCGACGTTATTGATTGTCGGGGGAGACGACGAGCCGGTCATCGAGATGAATCGAACGGCCTACCGCCTTCTCGCTTGCCCTAAACGTTTGGTGATCGTACCAGGCGCCTCACATCTCTTCGAAGAACCCGGCACACTTGAACAGGTCGCAGAGCAGGCACTCGCCTGGTTTCAGCGCTACTTTCATGCTGCCCCGCATGAGGGCGGCGTGACGACAACAAAGGAGTCGCACCGATGA
- a CDS encoding universal stress protein, producing the protein MAESLFTKILVPVDFSTCSEEAFRVALTMARTFQSKLLLLHVIDTNALATFNQLGLLAVPSDAQGQKRRLRHHARLNVRRLLESESAEGVAVTRVVLEGAPFTEIAKMARTEKVDLVVMGSYGGRSGSVDKIFFGSTAEKVVRTAGCPVLTVPLPPKSRRS; encoded by the coding sequence ATGGCTGAGTCGCTGTTTACGAAGATATTGGTGCCGGTAGATTTTTCTACTTGTTCGGAAGAAGCCTTCCGCGTCGCGTTGACCATGGCCCGGACGTTTCAATCCAAGCTGTTGCTGCTGCATGTCATCGATACGAATGCCCTGGCGACGTTCAACCAGCTGGGGCTGTTGGCGGTGCCTTCAGATGCACAGGGCCAGAAGCGGCGGTTGCGTCATCATGCCCGGCTCAACGTGCGGCGGTTGCTTGAGTCAGAATCGGCTGAGGGTGTGGCGGTGACGCGAGTGGTCTTAGAGGGTGCGCCGTTTACGGAGATCGCGAAGATGGCCCGAACGGAAAAAGTGGATTTGGTCGTCATGGGGAGCTATGGGGGGCGCTCGGGTAGCGTGGACAAGATTTTTTTCGGCAGTACGGCGGAAAAGGTGGTGAGGACAGCGGGTTGCCCGGTGTTGACGGTTCCGCTGCCACCTAAATCTCGTCGTTCGTGA
- a CDS encoding universal stress protein: MKTLLAVDGSDNAYEAVHAMKYLARAEELTLLHALDVPRPAYPMMVPEVAEELYRSLEQSMREDGERLLDRVQSLLPMHAGPSTKQLRIGSPAEVIVATAEEQKADLIVMGARGLGPIKERLLGSVSHRILTLAPCATLIVNGPVKAMKNILLPLQGLSDAEAAIRFLQLKPFHDPVEITLLTVLPSTQPPWPVEAAAAEKLEKQALQSARGYIDSVTERLRALGYQAQGTAVLGTPSAMILQEATTLRSDLILMGTSGRQGITRFVLGSVSHALLHKMPCPVLAFH, encoded by the coding sequence ATGAAAACGTTGCTTGCGGTCGATGGATCGGATAATGCCTATGAGGCCGTTCACGCCATGAAATACCTGGCCCGGGCAGAGGAACTGACCCTGCTTCATGCCCTGGACGTCCCGAGACCAGCCTATCCCATGATGGTGCCTGAGGTGGCGGAGGAACTCTATCGGTCTCTCGAACAGAGCATGAGGGAAGACGGCGAGCGGCTGCTGGACCGGGTTCAGTCCCTCCTCCCCATGCACGCAGGCCCTTCGACAAAACAGCTTCGAATCGGGTCTCCCGCAGAAGTGATTGTGGCGACGGCGGAGGAACAAAAGGCCGATCTCATCGTGATGGGAGCACGGGGCCTTGGTCCCATCAAGGAGCGGCTGCTTGGCAGTGTGTCCCACCGCATCCTCACCCTAGCCCCCTGCGCCACGCTGATCGTGAACGGTCCGGTCAAAGCCATGAAAAATATCCTACTGCCGCTCCAGGGGCTCTCAGACGCGGAGGCCGCGATTCGTTTTCTACAGTTGAAACCGTTCCACGATCCGGTTGAGATCACGCTACTGACCGTCTTGCCTTCGACACAACCGCCCTGGCCGGTTGAAGCCGCCGCCGCCGAGAAACTGGAGAAGCAAGCCTTGCAGAGCGCGCGCGGCTACATCGACAGCGTCACAGAACGTCTCCGCGCCTTAGGTTATCAGGCGCAGGGAACAGCCGTACTTGGAACTCCCTCTGCCATGATCTTGCAGGAAGCCACCACACTTCGCTCTGATCTGATTCTGATGGGCACCAGTGGCAGGCAGGGAATCACTCGCTTCGTGCTCGGCAGTGTATCCCATGCTCTGTTGCACAAGATGCCGTGCCCGGTGCTGGCGTTCCACTGA